In a genomic window of Acropora muricata isolate sample 2 chromosome 2, ASM3666990v1, whole genome shotgun sequence:
- the LOC136892854 gene encoding uncharacterized protein, with protein sequence MCHIVSDVQEFASNNNMQLNPKKCKEMRVSFLHYNSCELQPIASGGIYIEEVTSFKLLGVYISNDLSWAVHCEYVVKKANRRLYAIRQLKKCRVSPVDLVCIYCSLVRSILEYACVVFANLPKYLSHDLERVQKRALAIIFPSLPYASALAKAGIPTLEERRDVACAKFVAKSLLGTPCTLLYIHGSSDRPLAII encoded by the coding sequence aTGTGTCATATTGTATCTGATGTTCAAGAATTTGCTAGCAATAACAACATGCAGCTTAATCCGAAAAAGTGCAAGGAGATGCGTGTTAGCTTTCTACACTACAATAGCTGTGAACTTCAGCCCATTGCCAGTGGTGGCATCTATATTGAGGAAGTGACATCATTTAAGTTACTCGGGGTGTACATCTCTAACGATCTCTCATGGGCTGTCCACTGCGAGTACGTGGTGAAGAAGGCTAACAGGCGTCTGTACGCTATCAGACAACTCAAGAAATGCCGTGTTTCGCCAGTAGATCTGGTATGCATCTACTGTTCTCTTGTGCGTTCTATTTTAGAATACGCCTGTGTCGTGTTCGCCAACCTTCCCAAATACCTGTCACATGATCTTGAAAGGGTTCAGAAGCGCGCTCTGGCAATCATATTTCCTTCCCTACCATATGCAAGCGCGTTGGCTAAGGCTGGGATTCCCACCCTAGAGGAGCGCAGGGATGTGGCATGTGCCAAGTTTGTAGCAAAATCACTCCTGGGAACCCCCTGCACCCTCTTATACATTCACGGATCATCAGACCGTCCTCTCGCTATAATTTGA
- the LOC136907681 gene encoding uncharacterized protein: MEKNEALQNGVKSDEGNLVPIPCSFDMGWQRRGKGHNSRTGQAAVMSLSSGKVLDYTSRTKSCRFCDWAKSTGKQPKAHDCRKNHVASSKAMEPDAAVELFNRAPTQGVKFSIYTGDDDSTTEAHIRQKVAYDVEKFSDIIHMKRSLTTRLYNLGQTAKFENCSPLSQKVINHLVKCFSYAIAQNKGDSKGIQAALRCIVPHAFGDHSNCGVTWCGFKSDPASYKHKDLPYGKDLHGEKLQSALNNIFKDYCTDAVAEKLAPMTNSQRNEALNSVVGSKNPKIRFYGGSDSNDFRIACGIAQTNLRYSYVSRTLEALNIEPGNFCLKYGQKMTNQVNNDKIRKSSLDFKRGRANGHRQNCSQTARKEAREGKTYETGIGLNLDLNRTSTVTSSTLKEIESIVPEYTTKPTAKQFKYEENKVYNIIIFDTETTTTGKSAELCQLSATDQSGMHQFSTYVLPKEDIDYFASRVNKLKIFNINGERRLFKENKEVSTVPLQEAVLKFLSFISQSVDRTKSQTNKNIETVLLGHNSSIFDTPVLLRNSGTHFTERLQKMDICFADSLTLFKTLIRKKLPCLQNSDGTFPKPNQSSLYNFLFAKSFEAHDALEDVLALRKIIFESRLELSLKTIIENSGVVSAAHAANLAKYLDHRHLLMQSFKDNLHHPQYLKKNMVEKISGSGLSFDDLKMVYSKYGREGLIAILSKPPTSSSSASPRVSKTPRILATIVKYFEEKIRQ, from the coding sequence AATGGAGTAAAAAGTGATGAGGGTAATCTCGTTCCAATACCCTGTTCCTTTGACATGGGATGGCAGAGACGTGGAAAGGGCCATAATTCGCGCACTGGACAAGCGGCAGTTATGAGCTTATCCTCTGGCAAAGTGTTGGACTATACATCAAGGACAAAAAGTTGTAGATTTTGTGATTGGGCAAAATCCACAGGAAAGCAACCTAAAGCCCATGACTGCCGCAAAAACCACGTAGCCTCATCAAAAGCTATGGAGCCTGATGCAGCAGTTGAATTATTTAATAGAGCTCCAACTCAAGGTGTAAAGTTTTCAATTTACACAGGTGATGATGACTCCACAACTGAGGCACACATACGTCAAAAAGTAGCTTATGATGTTGAAAAATTCAGCGACATAATTCACATGAAAAGATCACTTACCACACGTTTATACAACCTTGGTCAAACTGCAAAATTTGAGAATTGTTCCCCTCTATCTCAAAAAGTGATCAATCATTTAGTGAAGTGTTTTTCATATGCTATTGCCCAAAATAAGGGTGATTCAAAAGGAATTCAGGCGGCACTTAGGTGCATCGTTCCCCATGCGTTTGGAGACCATAGTAACTGTGGAGTTACTTGGTGTGGGTTCAAATCTGACCCAGCCTCTTACAAGCATAAAGACCTGCCCTATGGAAAAGATCTACATGGGGAAAAGTTGCAGTCAGCTTTGAATAACATCTTCAAAGATTACTGCACTGATGCTGTAGCAGAGAAGCTTGCACCTATGACAAACTCCCAAAGGAATGAGGCTCTGAACAGTGTTGTAGgatccaaaaatccaaaaattagATTCTATGGGGGCAGTGATAGTAACGATTTCCGTATAGCCTGTGGGATTGCTCAGACAAATTTACGCTACAGTTATGTAAGCAGAACCCTTGAAGCACTCAACATAGAGCCTGGTAACTTTTGCTTGAAATATGGGCAAAAAATGACTAATCAggttaataatgataaaatcCGAAAATCGTCTTTGGATTTCAAACGGGGAAGAGCTAATGGCCATAGGCAAAACTGCTCCCAAACAGCACGAAAAGAAGCAAGAGAAGGGAAAACTTACGAAACAGGAATTGGACTAAACCTTGACCTAAACCGCACCTCAACAGTTACTTCAAGTACACTGAAAGAAATCGAAAGCATCGTTCCTGAATATACTACAAAACCAACGGCAAAGCAATTCaaatatgaagaaaacaaagtttaCAATATCATAATTTTTGACACTGAAACAACTACCACTGGAAAATCTGCTGAGCTCTGTCAACTCTCCGCTACAGATCAATCTGGcatgcatcaattctcaacttATGTCTTGCCCAAAGAAGACATCGATTACTTCGCTTCTAGAGTAAATAAACTCAAAATATTCAACATCAATGGCGAACGAAgacttttcaaagaaaacaaggaagtGTCTACTGTACCCTTGCAGGAAGCTGTGTTGAAATTTCTATCCTTCATTTCACAGTCTGTGGACAGAACGAAGTCCCAAACTAACAAAAACATCGAAACGGTTCTCCTTGGTCACAACTCTTCAATCTTTGATACTCCTGTACTTTTAAGAAATTCTGGTACTCATTTCACTGAGAGATTACAGAAGATGGACATTTGTTTCGCTGATTCTCTTACGTTGTTCAAAACACTCATCAGAAAAAAACTGCCGTGTTTGCAAAATTCCGATGGCACGTTTCCAAAACCCAACCAATCCTCGCTGTACAACTTCTTGTTTGCCAAATCCTTCGAAGCACATGATGCACTAGAAGATGTTCTTGCGCTCCGGAAGATAATTTTCGAATCACGACTTgaactttctttgaaaacaattatcGAAAATTCTGGCGTTGTAAGTGCAGCGCACGCTGCTAACCTCGCGAAATATCTAGATCATCGCCATCTTTTGATGCAGTCGTTTAAAGACAATCTTCACCATCCACAATATCTCAAGAAAAACATGGTTGAAAAAATATCCGGTAGTGGGCTATCATTTGACGATCTGAAAATGGTGTACAGCAAGTACGGAAGAGAAGGACTGATTGCGATCCTGTCCAAACCGCCGACCTCATCTTCATCAGCATCGCCACGAGTCTCCAAGACGCCACGAATTTTGGCTACAATAGTTAAATACTTCGAAGAAAAGATCCGGCAATAG